From Meles meles chromosome 5, mMelMel3.1 paternal haplotype, whole genome shotgun sequence, one genomic window encodes:
- the GPSM3 gene encoding G-protein-signaling modulator 3 isoform X2: MEAERPQEEEEDDQHQGPHQDEHDWPPMNTSTRPWRSAPPSPPPSGTRHTALGPRSASLLSLQTELLLDLVAEAQSRRLEEQRATFHIPQNPPSRAPAPHRPLEDREQLYSTILSHQCQRMEAQRSEPPLPPGGQELLELLLRVQGGGRMEEQRSRPPTHTC, translated from the exons ATGGAGGCCGAGAGAccccaggaagaagaggaagatgacCAG CATCAGGGCCCCCATCAGGATGAGCATGACTGGCCCCCTATGAACACCAGCACTCGGCCTTGGCGATCTGCTCCTCCGTCCCCTCCTCCTTCAGGGACCCGTCACACAG ccctggggccccGCTCCGCCTCCCTGCTCTCCCTACAGACTGAGCTCCTTCTGGATTTGGTGGCAGAGGCCCAGTCCCGCCGCctagaggagcagagagccaccTTCCACATCCCCCAGAATCCCCCAAGCAGAGCCCCAGCCCCACACCGGCCTCTTGAGGACAGAGAACAACTCTACAGCACTATCCTCAGTCACCAG TGCCAGCGGATGGAAGCCCAGCGGTCAGAGCCTCCCCTACCCCCAGGTGGACAGGAGCTCCTGGAGTTGCTGCTGAGAGTTCAGGGTGGGGGTCGAATGGAGGAGCAAAGGTCCCGACCCCCAACACATACCTGCTGA
- the GPSM3 gene encoding G-protein-signaling modulator 3 isoform X1, whose product MEAERPQEEEEDDQHQGPHQDEHDWPPMNTSTRPWRSAPPSPPPSGTRHTALGPRSASLLSLQTELLLDLVAEAQSRRLEEQRATFHIPQNPPSRAPAPHRPLEDREQLYSTILSHQCQRMEAQRSEPPLPPGGQELLELLLRVQVRRQRHCKETILPPTTSTPSPRMQGLQAVNGHLALPPCLPTAALSLMFWLYE is encoded by the exons ATGGAGGCCGAGAGAccccaggaagaagaggaagatgacCAG CATCAGGGCCCCCATCAGGATGAGCATGACTGGCCCCCTATGAACACCAGCACTCGGCCTTGGCGATCTGCTCCTCCGTCCCCTCCTCCTTCAGGGACCCGTCACACAG ccctggggccccGCTCCGCCTCCCTGCTCTCCCTACAGACTGAGCTCCTTCTGGATTTGGTGGCAGAGGCCCAGTCCCGCCGCctagaggagcagagagccaccTTCCACATCCCCCAGAATCCCCCAAGCAGAGCCCCAGCCCCACACCGGCCTCTTGAGGACAGAGAACAACTCTACAGCACTATCCTCAGTCACCAG TGCCAGCGGATGGAAGCCCAGCGGTCAGAGCCTCCCCTACCCCCAGGTGGACAGGAGCTCCTGGAGTTGCTGCTGAGAGTTCAGG TAAGAAGACAGAGGCACTGTAAAGAGACcattctcccacccaccaccagcacccccagccccaggatgCAGGGCCTACAGGCTGTGAATGGACACTTAGCACTGCCCCCCTGCCTCCCCACTGCTGCTCTGAGTCTGATGTTTTGGTTGTATGAATAA
- the PBX2 gene encoding pre-B-cell leukemia transcription factor 2, producing the protein MDERLLGPPPPGGGRGGLGLVGGEPGGPGEPPGGGDPGGGNGGVPGGRGKQDIGDILQQIMTITDQSLDEAQAKKHALNCHRMKPALFSVLCEIKEKTGLSIRSSQEEEPVDPQLMRLDNMLLAEGVAGPEKGGGSAAAAAAAAASGGGVSPDNSIEHSDYRSKLAQIRHIYHSELEKYEQACNEFTTHVMNLLREQSRTRPVAPKEMERMVSIIHRKFSAIQMQLKQSTCEAVMILRSRFLDARRKRRNFSKQATEVLNEYFYSHLSNPYPSEEAKEELAKKCGITVSQVSNWFGNKRIRYKKNIGKFQEEANIYAVKTAVSVTQGGHSRTSSPTPPSSAGSGGSFNLSGSGDMFLGMPGLNGDSYSASQVESLRHSMGPGGYGDNLGGGQMYSPREMRANGGWQEAVTPSSVTSPTEGPGSVHSDTSN; encoded by the exons ATGGACGAGCGGCTGCTGGGGCCGCCCCCTCcaggcgggggccgggggggccTGGGATTGGTGGGTGGGGAACCTGGGGGCCCAGGCGAGCCTCCCGGCGGCGGAGACCCCGGTGGGGGTAACGGGGGGGTCCCGGGAGGCCGAGGGAAGCAAGACATCGGGGACATTCTGCAGCAGATAATGACCATCACCGACCAGAGCCTGGATGAGGCCCAGGCCAA GAAACACGCCCTTAACTGCCACCGCATGAAGCCTGCTCTCTTTAGTGTCCTGTGCGAAATCAAGGAGAAAACCG GCCTCAGCATTCGAAGCTCCCAAGAAGAGGAGCCGGTGGACCCACAGCTGATGCGCCTGGACAACATGCTTCTGGCGGAGGGTGTGGCTGGGCCTGAGAAAGGGGGGGGCTCTGCGGCAGCAGCTGCAGCCGCTGCAGCCTCTGGGGGCGGCGTGTCCCCTGACAACTCCATCGAACACTCCGACTATCGCAGCAAACTTGCCCAGATCCGCCACATCTACCACTCGGAGCTGGAGAAGTATGAGCAG GCATGTAACGAGTTCACGACGCACGTCATGAACCTGCTGAGGGAACAGAGCCGCACGCGGCCTGTGGCTCCCAAGGAGATGGAGCGCATGGTGAGCATCATCCACCGGAAGTTCAGCGCCATCCAGATGCAGCTCAAGCAGAGCACCTGTGAGGCTGTCATGATCCTGCGTTCCCGCTTCTTGGATGCCAG ACGCAAACGCCGCAACTTCAGCAAACAGGCCACTGAGGTCCTCAACGAGTACTTCTACTCCCACCTGAGTAACCCGTATCCTAGTGAGGAGGCTAAGGAGGAGCTTGCCAAGAAGTGTGGGATCACTGTCTCTCAG GTCTCCAACTGGTTTGGCAACAAGCGGATCCGctataagaaaaatattggaaagtTCCAAGAGGAGGCCAACATCTATGCCGTCAAGACTGCCGTGTCAGTCACCCAGGGGGGCCACAGCCGCACCAGCTCCCCAACACCCCCTTCCTCTGCAG GCTCTGGCGGCTCTTTCAATCTCTCAGGATCCGGAGACATGTTTCTGGGGATGCCCGGGCTCAACGGAGATTCCTATTCTGCTTCCCAG GTGGAATCACTCCGACACTCAATGGGGCCAGGGGGCTACGGGGATAACCTTGGGGGAGGCCAGATGTACAGCCCTCGGGAAATGAGG gCAAATGGTGGCTGGCAGGAGGCTGTAACCCCATCCTCAGTGACATCTCCGACAGAGGGACCAGGGAGCGTTCACTCTGACACTTCCAACTGA
- the AGER gene encoding advanced glycosylation end product-specific receptor isoform X1, which produces MAAGAWVLVLSLWGAVVGDRNITARIGKPLVLNCRGAPKKPPQQLEWKLNTGRTEAWKVLSPEGGSWDSVARVLPNGSLLLPAVGIQDEGTFRCQATSRNGKEMRSAYQVRVYQIPGKPEIVSPASELMPGVPNKVGTCVSEGGYPAGTLNWHSDGKLLIPDGKGVSVLEETTRQPQTGLFTLQSALMVTPAWGGAPHLTFSCSFSPGLPRRRALHTASIQLRVWEPVPPEVRVMVQPEGGKLVHGGTVTLTCETPAQSSLQIHWIKDGIPLHLAPSPVLLLNDVEFDDEGSYSCVATYPSYGPQESPAVRVVVEAEEGPIAGSVEGQGLGTVALALGILGGLGIAALLIGAIMWRRQRRRREERKAPENQEEEEERAELNQSEEPETAESGAAGP; this is translated from the exons atgGCAGCAGGAGCCTGGGTGCTGGTCCTCAGTCTGTGGG GGGCAGTAGTAGGTGACAGAAACATCACGGCCCGGATTGGGAAGCCACTGGTGCTGAACTGTAGGGGAGCCCCCAAGAAACCACCCCAACAGCTGGAATGGAAACTG aaCACAGGTCGCACAGAAGCTTGGAAGGTCCTGTCTCCCGAGGGAGGCTCCTGGGATAGCGTGGCTCGAGTGCTCCCCAATGGTTCCCTCCTCCTGCCAGCAGTAGGGATCCAGGATGAGGGGACTTTCCGGTGTCAGGCAACAAGCAGGAATGGAAAGGAGATGAGGTCCGCCTACCAAGTCCGAGTCTACC AGATTCCTGGGAAGCCAGAAATTGTCTCACCTGCCTCTGAACTCATGCCTGGTGTCCCCAATAAG GTGGGGACATGTGTGTCCGAGGGGGGCTATCCTGCAGGGACTCTTAATTGGCATTCAGACGGGAAACTCCTCATACCTGATGGCAAAG GAGTGTCTGTGCTGGAAGAGACCACGAGACAACCTCAGACAGGGCTTTTCACACTCCAGTCGGCGCTGATGGTGACCCCAGCCTGGGGAGGAGCTCCCCACCTCACCTTCTCCTGTAGCTTCAGCCCTGGACTTCCACGGCGTCGAGCCCTACACACAGCCTCCATCCAGCTCAGAGTCTGGG AGCCTGTGCCTCCAGAGGTCCGAGTGATGGTACAGCCAGAAGGTGGAAAACTAGTTCATGGTGGTACTGTGACCCTGACCTGTGAAACCCCTGCCCAGTCCTCCCTTCAGATCCACTGGATCAAGGAT GGCATACCCCTGCACCTTGCCCCCAGCCCTGTGCTGCTCCTCAATGATGTGGAGTTTGACGACGAGGGAAGCTACAGCTGTGTGGCCACCTATCCCAGCTATGGGCCCCAGGAAAGTCCGGCTGTCCGTGTCGTCGTCG AAGCAGAGGAGGGGCCCATCGCAG GCTCTGTGGAAGGACAGGGACTGGGAACTGTAGCCCTGGCCCTGGGGATCCTGGGAGGCCTGGGGATCGCTGCCCTGCTCATTGGGGCCATCATGTGGCGAAGACAGCGACGTCGAAGAGAGGAAAG GAAGGCCCCAGAaaaccaggaggaggaggaggagcgcgCAGAGCTGAATCAGTCAGAGGAGCCAGAGACAGCTGAGAGCGGTGCAGCTGGGCCTTAA
- the AGER gene encoding advanced glycosylation end product-specific receptor isoform X2, with product MAAGAWVLVLSLWGAVVGDRNITARIGKPLVLNCRGAPKKPPQQLEWKLNTGRTEAWKVLSPEGGSWDSVARVLPNGSLLLPAVGIQDEGTFRCQATSRNGKEMRSAYQVRVYQIPGKPEIVSPASELMPGVPNKVGTCVSEGGYPAGTLNWHSDGKLLIPDGKGVSVLEETTRQPQTGLFTLQSALMVTPAWGGAPHLTFSCSFSPGLPRRRALHTASIQLRVWEPVPPEVRVMVQPEGGKLVHGGTVTLTCETPAQSSLQIHWIKDGIPLHLAPSPVLLLNDVEFDDEGSYSCVATYPSYGPQESPAVRVVVEAEEGPIAGSVEGQGLGTVALALGILGGLGIAALLIGAIMWRRQRRRREERILPNPPPQEGPRKPGGGGGARRAESVRGARDS from the exons atgGCAGCAGGAGCCTGGGTGCTGGTCCTCAGTCTGTGGG GGGCAGTAGTAGGTGACAGAAACATCACGGCCCGGATTGGGAAGCCACTGGTGCTGAACTGTAGGGGAGCCCCCAAGAAACCACCCCAACAGCTGGAATGGAAACTG aaCACAGGTCGCACAGAAGCTTGGAAGGTCCTGTCTCCCGAGGGAGGCTCCTGGGATAGCGTGGCTCGAGTGCTCCCCAATGGTTCCCTCCTCCTGCCAGCAGTAGGGATCCAGGATGAGGGGACTTTCCGGTGTCAGGCAACAAGCAGGAATGGAAAGGAGATGAGGTCCGCCTACCAAGTCCGAGTCTACC AGATTCCTGGGAAGCCAGAAATTGTCTCACCTGCCTCTGAACTCATGCCTGGTGTCCCCAATAAG GTGGGGACATGTGTGTCCGAGGGGGGCTATCCTGCAGGGACTCTTAATTGGCATTCAGACGGGAAACTCCTCATACCTGATGGCAAAG GAGTGTCTGTGCTGGAAGAGACCACGAGACAACCTCAGACAGGGCTTTTCACACTCCAGTCGGCGCTGATGGTGACCCCAGCCTGGGGAGGAGCTCCCCACCTCACCTTCTCCTGTAGCTTCAGCCCTGGACTTCCACGGCGTCGAGCCCTACACACAGCCTCCATCCAGCTCAGAGTCTGGG AGCCTGTGCCTCCAGAGGTCCGAGTGATGGTACAGCCAGAAGGTGGAAAACTAGTTCATGGTGGTACTGTGACCCTGACCTGTGAAACCCCTGCCCAGTCCTCCCTTCAGATCCACTGGATCAAGGAT GGCATACCCCTGCACCTTGCCCCCAGCCCTGTGCTGCTCCTCAATGATGTGGAGTTTGACGACGAGGGAAGCTACAGCTGTGTGGCCACCTATCCCAGCTATGGGCCCCAGGAAAGTCCGGCTGTCCGTGTCGTCGTCG AAGCAGAGGAGGGGCCCATCGCAG GCTCTGTGGAAGGACAGGGACTGGGAACTGTAGCCCTGGCCCTGGGGATCCTGGGAGGCCTGGGGATCGCTGCCCTGCTCATTGGGGCCATCATGTGGCGAAGACAGCGACGTCGAAGAGAGGAAAG AATTCTCCCCAATCCCCCTCCCCAGGAAGGCCCCAGAaaaccaggaggaggaggaggagcgcgCAGAGCTGAATCAGTCAGAGGAGCCAGAGACAGCTGA